A portion of the Macaca mulatta isolate MMU2019108-1 chromosome 4, T2T-MMU8v2.0, whole genome shotgun sequence genome contains these proteins:
- the ZNF391 gene encoding zinc finger protein 391, translating into MESLRGNTAQVPTNEEASKNEGQLSRQTKCPAQKKSSFENTVVRKVSVTLEEIFMGEGGPESSEISLSPNLDTQQKIPKGDGSPISRKNSKDNSDLIKHQRLFSQRKPCKCNKCEKAFSYQSDLLVHSRIHSGEKPFECNKCGKSFSRSTHLTEHQRTHTGEKPYECNECGKAFSRSTHLSLHQRIHTGEKPYECSECGKAFSRSTNLSQHQRTHTQERPYKCNECGKAFGDRSTIIQHQRIHTGENPYECSKCGKAFSWISSLIEHQRTHTGENPYECDDCGKMFSRSSSLTEHQRIHTGEKPHECRVCGKGFSRSSSLIIHQRIHTGEKPYKCNDCGKAFSQSSTLIRHQHLHTKE; encoded by the coding sequence ATGGAAAGCCTCAGAGGGAATACTGCTCAGGTTCCTACAAATGAAGAAGCCTCTAAAAATGAAGGCCAATTATCAAGGCAGACAAAATGTCCTGCACAGAAGAAATCCTCTTTTGAGAACACAGTGGTCAGAAAAGTGTCAGTGACACTTGAAGAAATTTTCATGGGGGAGGGAGGCCCTGAATCCAGTGAAATTAGTCTAAGCCCAAACCTTGACACACAACAGAAAATTCCAAAGGGAGATGGATCCCCAATATCTAGGAAAAACTCCAAAGATAATTCAGATTTAATTAAACACCAAAGACTTTTCTCACAAAGAAAACCTTGTAAATGCAATAAATGTGAAAAAGCCTTTAGTTACCAATCAGACCTTCTTGTACACAGTAGAATTCATAgtggagaaaagccttttgaatGCAACAAATGTGGGAAATCTTTCAGCCGAAGTACACATCTTACTGAACATCaaagaactcacactggagagaaaccttatgaatgcAATGAATGTGGAAAAGCTTTTAGCCGGAGCACACATCTTAGTCTACATCAGAGAAtccatactggagaaaaaccatATGAATGTAGTGAATGTGGAAAAGCATTTAGCCGAAGCACTAACCTTAGTCAACATCAGCGAACTCATACTCAAGAAAGGCCttacaaatgtaatgaatgtgggaaagccttcggTGACCGTTCAACCATAATTCAGCATCAACGAATACACACTGGAGAGAATCCCTATGAATGCAGTAAAtgtggaaaagctttcagttgGATCTCATCGCTTATTGAACATCagagaacacacactggggagaACCCCTATGAGTGCGATGACTGTGGGAAAATGTTCAGTCGAAGCTCATCTCTTACAGAACATCAGAGAATCCACACTGGAGAAAAGCCCCACGAGTGTAGAGTGTGTGGAAAGGGCTTCAGTCGAAGCTCATCCCTTATTAttcatcagagaattcataccgGGGAGAAGCCGTACAAATGTAATGACTGTGGAAAAGCCTTCAGTCAGAGTTCAACTCTCATCAGACATCAGCACCTTCATACTAAAGAGTAA